A section of the Glandiceps talaboti chromosome 8, keGlaTala1.1, whole genome shotgun sequence genome encodes:
- the LOC144438660 gene encoding uncharacterized protein y4mH-like — MDFIDPHFHVWDFTDAARTGQSQEVIAQVIGETIPVYTIEEYLEDLCTIKNMSCKGCVWMECRSAIPLAEASWASGECLKLLGGSSIDEFRVVARCDLSDEDVKKRLRRMNIVSDLVGIRHVLKHHPTDQKLTDPTVERGDYIEDEDWLHGYGTLGDIALSFDLDVNPHQLEEFAKVVHRRPLTNVVINHMGSLTTSDPSTVETWRSGMQALAKQPQVYVKISALDRVIPKWNTDDNARQELRGYVREVIELFGADRCMFASNFPVEKCAGYCMAELYDTYREFVSDLDEKSQEDLFYGTAARFYKFGEFGTP; from the coding sequence ATGGATTTTATCGATCCCCACTTCCACGTTTGGGACTTCACGGACGCCGCAAGAACAGGTCAGTCTCAAGAAGTTATCGCTCAAGTTATAGGTGAAACCATCCCTGTGTACACTATAGAAGAGTATCTGGAAGATCTGTGCACGATcaaaaacatgtcatgtaaagGCTGCGTCTGGATGGAATGTCGCTCTGCTATTCCCTTAGCCGAAGCTTCATGGGCCTCTGGCGAGTGTTTGAAACTGCTAGGAGGCAGCTCGATTGACGAATTCAGAGTGGTTGCAAGGTGTGATCTGTCCGATGAGGATGTTAAAAAGCGTTTGCGGCGTATGAATATAGTTTCAGACCTTGTGGGTATACGCCATGTGTTGAAGCATCACCCAACTGACCAGAAACTAACTGACCCAACAGTCGAACGTGGCGACTACATCGAAGACGAAGACTGGCTACATGGTTATGGGACCTTAGGCGACATTGCTTTGAGCTTTGACCTGGACGTCAACCCTCATCAATTAGAAGAATTTGCAAAGGTGGTACACCGACGCCCTTTGACGAATGTAGTCATTAATCACATGGGTAGCCTAACGACCAGTGATCCATCCACGGTAGAAACCTGGCGAAGTGGCATGCAAGCTCTGGCTAAACAACCCCAGGTTTACGTCAAAATATCCGCACTGGATCGAGTGATACCTAAATGGAATACGGATGACAACGCGCGTCAAGAATTACGTGGTTACGTTAGAGAAGTGATCGAATTGTTCGGTGCTGATAGGTGCATGTTTGCCTCAAACTTCCCCGTTGAAAAATGTGCAGGCTACTGTATGGCTGAACTCTATGACACGTACCGAGAATTTGTGTCTGACCTTGATGAGAAGAGTCAAGAGGACCTTTTCTATGGGACCGCGGCTAGATTTTATAAGTTCGGAGAATTTGGCACGCCATGA